The Panicum hallii strain FIL2 chromosome 9, PHallii_v3.1, whole genome shotgun sequence genome has a window encoding:
- the LOC112873179 gene encoding protein ALP1-like, producing the protein MIEDAARFVSAPLELYLGMVIGWRRMGSWFTGSTSWGKDVVSPQVLQVAVAAYALASARKKRKWGGSVRGHVTYDRERAAAAIRLENDYFGPNALYNEEMFRRRFRMRKSLFLKIVDDVTAANDFFKLKRDRAGRLSFSPKQKYVVAMKMLAYGSIADALDDGQRMGESTILKSLKEFVYTIISVYGPEYLRKPNAQELEHILAINKARGFPGMIGSIDCMHWEWENCPSGWGGMYKGHKGKPTLILEAVATQDLRIWHAFFGLPGSHNDINVLQRSPVFDDLANGNAPPVDFTVNGNPYCMGYYLTDGIYPEWATLVKSISAPVSNKQQVFAKQQESCRKDVERAFGVLQAKWKILHGPTRLWKAKDLNAIMLACVILHNMVIEDERNVQLPTVGRNEWPGRDNPPLHHLVNIPSIDELIDAYSIIQDQSTARYLKSDLVEHMWMLYGSNSGPFARTTRQ; encoded by the exons ATGATTGAAGATGCGGCGCGATTTGTTTCTGCTCCATTGGAGCTTTACCTCGGCATGGTCATTGGTTGGCGTAGGATGGGGTCGTGGTTCACGGGGAGCACAAGTTGGGGGAAAGATGTAGTATCTCCGCAAGTTCTTCAAGTCGCTGTTGCTGCGTATGCCCTTGCATCGGCGAGGAAGAAGCGCAAATGGGGCGGATCTGTTCGAGGCCACGTTACCTATGACCGCGAGCGTGCGGCAGCTGCAATTAGGTTGGAGAACGACTACTTCGGGCCTAATGCACTATACAACGAGGAAATGTTTCGTCGCCG GTTCCGTATGAGAAAGTCATTGTTCCTGAAAATTGTTGATGACGTGACAGCGGCCAATGACTTCTTTAAGCTTAAGCGTGATCGAGCTGGTAGGCTAAGCTTTTCACCAAAGCAGAAATATGTGGTTGCAATGAAGATGCTTGCTTATGGGTCAATTGCAGATGCTTTAGATGATGGACAACGTATGGGCGAATCAACAATTCTTAAGTCCTTGAAAGAATTTGTGTACACTATCATCTCTGTTTATGGCCCAGAGTATCTTAGGAAACCAAATGCACAAGAGTTGGAACATATCCTTGCTATTAATAAGGCACGTGGTTTTCCTGGGATGATTGGGAGTATAGATTGTATGCACTGGGAGTGGGAAAACTGTCCTAGTGGCTGGGGAGGAATGTACAAGGGGCACAAAGGCAAGCCAACTCTAATTCTTGAAGCTGTGGCGACCCAGGATCTTAGGATTTGGCATGCTTTTTTTGGGCTTCCAGGATCTCACAACGACATCAACGTGTTGCAGCGTTCTCCAGTGTTTGATGATTTAGCTAATGGGAATGCTCCTCCTGTGGACTTCACTGTCAATGGTAACCCCTACTGTATGGGTTACTACTTGACAGATGGAATATACCCCGAGTGGGCTACTTTAGTGAAGAGCATTAGTGCACCTGTGAGCAATAAACAGCAGGTCTTTGCTAAACAACAGGAAAGTTGCAGGAAGGATGTTGAACGAGCATTTGGTGTGCTACAAGCTAAGTGGAAGATATTGCATGGTCCAACAAGACTTTGGAAGGCTAAAGACCTGAATGCTATAATGCTAGCTTGTGTGATCCTCCATAACATGGTCATTGAAGATGAGCGTAATGTTCAGTTACCTACAGTTGGTCGCAATGAGTGGCCTGGCCGGGACAATCCACCATTACATCATCTTGTTAATATTCCTAGCATTGATGAGCTAATAGATGCATACTCGATTATCCAGGACCAGAGTACTGCACGATATCTCAAATCTGATCTGGTTGAGCACATGTGGATGCTTTATGGTTCTAACTCTGGTCCATTTGCTAGGACAACTAGACAGTAA
- the LOC112873180 gene encoding uncharacterized protein LOC112873180, which produces MDLNGTGSSSMMQGSHNQEGDGAPQQLYPQAVAVQFAQGQFMYPNDQWNFMVPGNVQNSAANEIQVGEEHPQQLNGHDDLVTHITTEENAVTSKSKIPAKGKKVARRGSGFSKEEDKIICSAFLNISKDPITGVNQSSGGYYKRIHDYYKQHKPEGSERSQIAIQHRWAAIQKAVNKFCGFKSAVDRRDQSGTNEQDTIDEAIKMFEKNEPFTYLHCWKLLKDEVKWSDRMVELNAAASKPPQAAAESGSNNGQPARPEGRDAAKRRKTDGGPDSSASSTAFAVLQQMNDRCEESGQQQEAHMQKILGMN; this is translated from the exons ATGGACCTCAATGGTACAGGTTCATCAAGCATGATGCAGGGGAGCCACAATCAAGAAGGTGATGGAGCTCCACAACAATTATACCCACAAGCCGTGGCAGTTCAGTTTGCACAGGGTCAGTTCATGTATCCAAATGATCAATGGAACTTCATGGTTCCTGGTAATGTGCAAAACTCGGCCGCAAATGAG ATCCAAGTTGGGGAGGAGCACCCTCAACAACTTAATGGCCATGACGATTTAGTTACCCATATTACAACAGAAGAAAATGCTGTGACATCCAAATCTAAGATACCAGCTAAAGGCAAGAAGGTTGCCAGAAGGGGATCAGGGTTCTCAAAGGAGGAGGACAAGATAATATGCTCAGCCTTTCTGAACATCAGCAAAGATCCAATAACAG GAGTGAATCAAAGCAGTGGCGGGTACTACAAAAGGATTCATGACTACTACAAGCAACACAAGCCCGAGGGATCAGAGAGAAGCCAAATTGCTATTCAACATCGATGGGCTGCCATCCAGAAAGCTGTCAACAAATTCTGTGGCTTCAAATCAGCTGTAGACCGCAGGGATCAGAGTGGCACGAACGAACAAGATACG ATCGATGAAGCTATCAAGATGTTCGAAAAAAATGAACCTTTCACCTATTTACATTGCTGGAAGTTGTTGAAGGATGAGGTAAAATGGAGTGACAGAATGGTGGAGTTGAACGCAGCTGCATCCAAGCCACCACAGGCTGCAGCTGAATCAGGCAGCAACAATGGTCAACCTGCTCGGCCTGAGGGTAGGGATGCTGCTAAACGCCGCAAGACAGACGGTGGTCCTGATTCATCAGCTTCAAGCACTGCCTTTGCTGTGCTGCAGCAAATGAATGACAGGTGCGAAGAATCAGGTCAACAGCAGGAAGCCCATATGCAGAAGATTTTGGGCATGAATTAA